From a region of the Streptomyces caniferus genome:
- a CDS encoding maleylpyruvate isomerase family mycothiol-dependent enzyme, translated as MTSAKPAMDYDGHCAALVDQAVLLASCLTEQDADLTTTVPSCPDWNLAQLLRHLGEAHRWVEGLVRTRATEPPPDNALRVLPRDIHQSPADVASWLTEGARRLADTLRTAGPDIRIWTPLPSGSPRFFARRMAHETVMHRADVTLALGGDFTVDQRIALDTLDEWMELGSLPEMFDFHPDRRTLLGPGRTLHFHATDTPPEASADWIVDLTGDTLAWRRAQEPAAVSVRAPLTDLLLLIYGRTPADGGTFDITGDAELLEFWLARVLFG; from the coding sequence ATGACCTCCGCAAAGCCCGCCATGGATTACGACGGTCACTGTGCCGCCCTCGTCGACCAGGCCGTACTACTGGCGTCCTGCCTCACGGAGCAGGACGCCGACCTGACGACCACCGTCCCCTCCTGCCCCGACTGGAACCTCGCCCAGCTGCTCCGCCACCTGGGCGAGGCCCATCGCTGGGTCGAGGGCCTCGTGCGGACCCGGGCGACCGAGCCCCCGCCCGACAATGCCCTCCGCGTCCTCCCCCGCGACATCCACCAGTCCCCCGCCGATGTCGCCTCCTGGCTCACCGAAGGCGCCCGGCGCCTCGCGGACACGCTGCGCACCGCGGGCCCCGATATCCGGATCTGGACCCCGCTCCCCTCCGGCTCCCCACGCTTCTTCGCCCGCCGCATGGCCCACGAGACAGTCATGCACCGAGCCGATGTGACACTCGCCCTCGGCGGTGACTTCACCGTCGACCAGCGCATCGCCCTCGACACCCTCGACGAGTGGATGGAACTCGGCTCCCTGCCCGAGATGTTCGACTTCCACCCCGACCGCCGCACACTCCTCGGCCCCGGCCGCACCCTCCACTTCCACGCCACGGACACCCCACCGGAAGCATCCGCCGACTGGATCGTGGACCTCACCGGCGACACCCTGGCCTGGCGCCGCGCCCAGGAACCGGCCGCCGTCTCCGTCCGCGCCCCCCTGACGGACCTCTTGCTCCTCATCTACGGCCGCACCCCCGCCGACGGCGGCACCTTCGACATCACCGGCGACGCGGAGCTGCTGGAGTTCTGGCTGGCACGGGTGCTGTTCGGGTGA
- a CDS encoding toxin glutamine deamidase domain-containing protein gives MLPDPLEWVLEMLGFNWPTADEDKLIECAQVWRTFAAEVEGHQSRGNTYASNVLGENSGDAIEGFSKAWEKFSGGSGYFHDAAQAAEVLAFTFEAAATLVIGMKIAVIVQLAILAAEIIAAQAAAPFTLGLSEIGGAAATLATREMVRKILKEVAKQVLDAIMEAAKEPVISALEAMASDLIAQTVNQNFGAQNGYNVGRTLKEGQSAATDAIKNTGESLGESLRDGAGHRAGHHARGGLDHAAGRGGEHGDGGEDSGGSSSSDSGSGSNSGSGSRSGSGDGGGSGSGDGSGSGDGSGSGSSSDGGSGSNSASGSGSNGGSGDSSGSGSDGGGSSSTSNDSSGGSGNRGGSDGGGSATHSPRASDNAGAGTNPSSSDSSSHGSDPAHRVPDAQPLPPPAQRSPFDEGFQGGNDSPYAGSPTHDAGHTPDSGPTPDSGPTPDASRPDSDTPSTQPTPDHTTPDAARPDPDAVSTQPAPDHTPDAARPDADSVSTQPARDNTPDFARPDADGFSTQPTPDHTPEAARPDADAVSTQPAHDNSPDGARPAPAPDHSPQQGSPSHPDAPQADGPSHPDASQPSPAPAPPLDPVAGNPPSYGDSPQGSHDGTGNGNGAHNGDASTTGGGRPSMPHVGAPPQGAPVQHTPSTGQPIQQRDPAPGDPMPTVDDADDTTVTTQSAGTATLPPPTQHAPDAGASATPAPQQSQPNNPQANGPMMMGAVPPQGGPGATAPRGGTTPPAGNGNASARPTNRRPDGSQAIRDVTQQPTPDRPAYNPRLDGPRREQTSAPYNPRLDGPRRDAPGTPPGDNRRPDGSQVVHDHTQQPTPERPPHNPRLDGPLRDTDSHPDNTGPTRPDTPGQGDGRQQHPQQDRPASHQEGTRPDGTRPEGPRPEGTRPDGNRPDSTRPDGSGPDATRPDSTRPDSTHPDTPRPDGNRPDGTRPDGARPVTPRPDATQQPRPARSDRAQDDGPEQAPSRPAAQAPGAPNPHLPHQNPQPQQQPTPQQQPQHQSQPTLQSTTPTQQQNPQQQNPQQHQPQNQQQQQQQPAPHQQQAPPQSAPHQQHAPQHQSPGQPQPTPDQHQPPVAQPSNLRSHTDVRVGLNIQPSGLYSPFPHDQQALVASFPRNPDGTPRAFNDPFQPWAQLQNDGGPTVLGRSNNCADCTRSFMESWYGNPQVSAVRTYDPDGKGGIDRASGEHDGTRNIEEYTGAKFRNSGPNSQDGYTRIADDLRAAGPGAAAAVLVTWPDRPDGSSGGAHVFNAVNHDGTVVWVDSQTGKVSDQPINTQAKGVWHLVLDANRQPFDPATAQSQTPQQQNPQNQQNQAQPQQNQQQAQQQAQQQAQAQAQQQAQAQAQAQQQAQQQAQAQAQAQQQAQQQAQAQQNQQQAQAQAQAQQQAQAQAQAQAQAQAQAQAQQQAQAQAQAQAQQQPNPYAQQQPGPYAQQSPQQQPHPQQQPNPYTQPQHQPGPHAQPHQQQNPYAQQPHQPQPNPQQQPGPYAQQQPHTQQPGPYQQPHQQQQQPGPYQQPQQQQPGPYAQQPHQQPNPYQQQPQPQPQPQQPNPYTPQQSQPNPYTQQQQPQPQPQQPGPYQQPQQQQPGPYAQPQPHQQQNPYTQQPQQQQPGPYAQPHQQQPGPYTQQPYQQPQNHNPYQQQPQPQAPYTPQQPQPPHPSAAATTADGASPSPSATPPAQRTGPDANGTTPPGDPDRRDQPRTATDDRPAGRPGAPRHPGSDDGNAQPYDADAPHDQDTGDPSTDPGEQSDNPLSEESPEDHHDEYYAPSFDDLRNELLEGDGGLLPPDPHDQQALEDAIPRDEDGYFERFPDPYGTWADLQNDGGINEPGRDDNCADCGRSFLETWYGNPQVSAPRMEDGGFGERGGEDNIERWLGTEFQEAGEGADAYLNIAEELRQAGHGAASIVWVGYLNDDGSPGTSHIFNAVNYNGTVVWVDTQSREVMSRPINTAYAGPVLHISLDADARPLHAPSTPEAEGHPSDDDATYSDPGGRRDQPHDTNPSGEGDAPAEHPPAEAQSEPASESDPDRDPASDPEPNPASDPASAPESHPDSEPAHSAADTRPRTDPGGILDPDPAQQQDLENSVPRTPDGVAQPHPDPNEGNWTDFINQPGADTPGRSNNCVDVALSTADTYAGTPTAAGARTPDGTPDGVTSDRGEAGGRDRMENALGARFTDFGNGRRAFDGIESTLRDAGHGSQAVIVTQGADGRAHAWNVVNHHDRITYIDAQTGRRSDTPLHSGDHGVFAVPLDAARRPLADSRPTSSGPHPAATPARPHHNAGTRPAAHTAPPGSRPAASAPPSVSTRRPSANPAGAPASLIPHPDDAHPRLEREGPQHLRSGLPADAAQQRVRESNPVFRLVPGAVDQQLSDWAKGGQLAHVLRVATGQDSDPHAAAHKPTTFTTDGLNKALPGFADLNRGEKMMVISTLARLSHTAHEQYGVNGNPIDTGKESEGALKHKEIGVKAKKLMDKLGLKHLGDAGHIPDLSNRNYAVIELDGPHGIEYVVDSSYPNKKGVGGKHSERHLYDWIAEVNEASGPHYKISALYTEREPCGDKKGGLSSSNCSDLLSKELAGVPIYYSTTYRADQAQEANRSNRREALYAARRAKLGLEPNQALPEEAKKKINSQVRREFPKTDAEKERDKEMNDHVKKVESLWSLIGHQL, from the coding sequence ATGCTGCCGGATCCTCTTGAGTGGGTCCTGGAGATGCTCGGCTTCAACTGGCCGACCGCAGACGAGGACAAACTGATCGAATGCGCCCAGGTCTGGCGGACATTCGCGGCGGAGGTCGAAGGACACCAGTCCCGCGGCAACACCTACGCGAGCAATGTGCTCGGGGAGAACTCCGGCGACGCCATCGAGGGCTTCAGCAAGGCCTGGGAGAAGTTCTCCGGCGGCTCGGGGTACTTCCACGATGCCGCGCAGGCGGCCGAGGTCCTCGCCTTCACCTTCGAGGCCGCCGCCACGCTGGTCATCGGCATGAAGATCGCCGTGATCGTCCAATTGGCGATCCTGGCCGCCGAAATCATCGCGGCGCAGGCCGCGGCCCCGTTCACGCTCGGCTTGTCCGAGATCGGTGGCGCGGCCGCCACGCTCGCGACCCGTGAGATGGTCCGCAAGATCCTCAAGGAAGTCGCCAAGCAGGTCCTCGACGCGATCATGGAGGCCGCCAAGGAGCCGGTGATCTCCGCGCTGGAGGCCATGGCCTCCGACCTCATCGCGCAGACCGTCAACCAGAACTTCGGCGCCCAGAACGGTTACAACGTCGGACGGACCCTCAAGGAGGGCCAGAGCGCCGCCACCGACGCCATCAAGAACACCGGCGAATCCCTCGGCGAGAGCCTGCGCGACGGCGCCGGCCACCGCGCGGGCCACCACGCCCGCGGCGGGCTGGACCACGCGGCCGGGCGCGGCGGCGAACACGGGGACGGCGGCGAGGACAGCGGCGGCTCCAGCAGCTCGGACAGCGGTTCCGGCAGCAACTCCGGCAGTGGCTCGCGCAGCGGCAGCGGGGACGGCGGCGGGTCAGGGTCCGGCGACGGTTCGGGGTCCGGCGACGGTTCGGGCAGCGGGTCGTCGTCCGACGGCGGCTCCGGGAGCAACTCGGCCAGTGGGTCGGGCTCCAACGGCGGCTCCGGGGACAGCTCGGGCAGCGGCTCCGACGGCGGCGGTTCCTCCAGCACCTCCAACGACTCCAGCGGCGGCAGCGGCAACCGCGGAGGCTCGGACGGCGGCGGGTCCGCCACCCACAGCCCCCGCGCCTCGGACAACGCGGGCGCGGGGACCAACCCGTCCTCCTCCGACAGCTCCTCCCACGGCTCCGACCCTGCGCACCGCGTCCCCGATGCGCAGCCCCTGCCGCCCCCGGCGCAGCGCTCCCCCTTCGACGAGGGCTTCCAGGGCGGCAACGACAGCCCCTACGCGGGCTCCCCCACCCACGATGCCGGGCACACCCCGGACAGCGGACCCACCCCCGACTCGGGCCCCACGCCTGACGCCTCCCGCCCGGACTCGGACACACCGAGCACCCAGCCGACGCCCGACCACACCACCCCGGACGCGGCCCGCCCCGACCCCGATGCGGTCAGCACCCAACCCGCGCCCGACCACACCCCCGACGCGGCCCGCCCGGACGCGGATTCCGTCAGCACCCAGCCCGCCCGGGACAACACCCCTGACTTCGCCCGCCCGGACGCGGACGGCTTCAGCACCCAGCCGACGCCCGACCACACGCCCGAGGCAGCGCGCCCCGACGCGGACGCGGTCAGCACCCAACCGGCCCACGACAACTCCCCGGACGGGGCCCGCCCCGCCCCCGCGCCGGACCACTCCCCCCAGCAGGGCAGTCCGTCCCACCCCGACGCACCCCAGGCGGACGGCCCTTCCCACCCCGACGCCTCCCAGCCGTCTCCGGCCCCCGCACCGCCCTTGGATCCCGTAGCGGGCAACCCGCCCTCCTACGGCGACAGCCCGCAGGGCTCCCACGACGGAACCGGCAACGGCAACGGCGCTCACAACGGGGACGCCTCCACCACCGGTGGCGGCCGCCCCTCGATGCCGCACGTCGGCGCCCCGCCCCAGGGCGCCCCCGTACAGCACACGCCGTCGACCGGCCAGCCCATCCAGCAGCGTGACCCGGCGCCCGGCGACCCCATGCCCACCGTGGACGACGCCGACGACACCACCGTCACCACCCAGTCCGCGGGCACGGCGACCCTGCCCCCGCCCACCCAGCACGCCCCCGACGCCGGCGCGTCCGCCACCCCCGCGCCCCAGCAGTCCCAGCCCAACAACCCCCAGGCCAACGGGCCGATGATGATGGGCGCCGTGCCGCCCCAGGGCGGTCCCGGCGCCACCGCGCCCCGCGGCGGGACGACGCCGCCCGCCGGTAACGGCAACGCGTCCGCCCGCCCCACCAACCGCCGCCCCGACGGTTCCCAGGCGATCCGCGACGTCACCCAGCAGCCCACCCCGGACCGCCCCGCCTACAACCCGCGTCTCGACGGCCCCCGCAGGGAACAGACCTCGGCCCCGTACAACCCCCGTCTGGACGGCCCCCGCCGCGACGCCCCCGGCACACCTCCCGGCGACAACCGCCGCCCCGACGGCTCGCAGGTCGTCCACGACCACACCCAGCAGCCGACCCCCGAGCGCCCCCCGCACAACCCCCGCCTCGACGGGCCCCTCCGCGACACCGACTCCCACCCCGACAACACCGGTCCCACCCGCCCGGACACCCCGGGTCAGGGCGACGGCCGACAGCAGCACCCCCAGCAGGACCGGCCGGCCTCGCACCAGGAGGGCACCCGTCCGGACGGGACACGGCCCGAGGGCCCCCGCCCGGAGGGAACGCGTCCCGACGGCAACCGGCCCGACAGCACGCGCCCCGACGGCTCCGGCCCCGATGCCACCCGGCCCGATTCGACACGTCCCGATTCGACACACCCTGATACGCCCCGTCCCGACGGCAACCGCCCTGACGGAACCCGGCCCGACGGCGCCCGCCCGGTCACTCCCCGCCCGGACGCCACGCAGCAGCCTCGACCCGCCCGTTCGGATCGCGCCCAGGACGACGGTCCCGAGCAGGCCCCGTCGCGCCCTGCTGCCCAGGCTCCCGGGGCGCCGAACCCCCATCTCCCGCACCAGAACCCACAGCCGCAGCAGCAGCCGACTCCTCAACAGCAGCCACAGCACCAGTCGCAACCCACGCTCCAGAGCACCACGCCCACCCAGCAGCAGAACCCTCAGCAGCAGAACCCCCAACAGCACCAGCCACAGAATCAACAGCAGCAACAGCAACAGCCCGCACCGCACCAGCAGCAGGCTCCGCCCCAGTCGGCTCCCCACCAGCAGCACGCGCCACAGCACCAGAGCCCCGGCCAGCCCCAGCCCACTCCGGACCAGCACCAGCCGCCGGTCGCGCAGCCCTCGAACCTGCGGAGCCACACCGACGTGCGGGTCGGTCTCAACATCCAGCCCAGCGGCCTGTACTCGCCGTTCCCGCACGACCAGCAGGCGCTGGTGGCGAGCTTCCCGCGCAACCCGGACGGCACTCCGCGGGCTTTCAACGACCCGTTCCAGCCCTGGGCCCAGCTTCAGAACGACGGCGGCCCCACCGTCCTCGGCCGCTCCAACAACTGCGCCGACTGCACCCGCTCCTTCATGGAGTCCTGGTACGGCAACCCGCAGGTGTCCGCCGTCCGCACCTACGATCCGGACGGCAAGGGCGGCATCGACCGCGCGTCCGGGGAGCACGACGGCACCCGCAACATCGAGGAGTACACGGGAGCCAAGTTCCGTAACTCCGGGCCGAATTCCCAGGACGGCTACACCCGAATAGCCGACGACCTCCGCGCGGCGGGGCCCGGCGCGGCCGCAGCGGTGCTGGTCACCTGGCCGGACAGGCCCGACGGCAGCTCCGGCGGCGCGCACGTCTTCAATGCCGTCAACCACGACGGCACTGTGGTCTGGGTCGACAGCCAGACCGGCAAGGTCAGCGACCAGCCCATCAACACCCAGGCCAAGGGTGTCTGGCACCTCGTTCTGGACGCCAACCGCCAGCCGTTCGACCCTGCCACGGCCCAGAGCCAGACCCCGCAGCAGCAGAACCCGCAGAACCAGCAAAACCAGGCCCAGCCCCAGCAGAACCAGCAGCAAGCCCAGCAACAGGCACAGCAACAGGCCCAAGCCCAAGCTCAGCAGCAGGCCCAGGCACAGGCGCAGGCCCAGCAACAGGCTCAGCAGCAAGCCCAGGCCCAGGCGCAGGCCCAGCAACAGGCTCAGCAGCAGGCCCAGGCCCAGCAGAACCAGCAACAGGCTCAAGCCCAGGCACAGGCACAACAGCAGGCCCAAGCGCAGGCACAGGCACAGGCACAGGCACAGGCACAGGCACAGGCACAACAGCAGGCCCAAGCGCAGGCACAGGCACAGGCTCAACAGCAGCCCAACCCGTACGCACAACAGCAGCCCGGCCCGTACGCACAACAGTCGCCGCAGCAGCAGCCCCACCCGCAGCAACAGCCGAACCCCTACACGCAGCCGCAGCACCAGCCCGGCCCGCACGCTCAGCCCCACCAACAGCAGAACCCGTACGCCCAGCAGCCGCATCAGCCACAGCCCAACCCGCAACAGCAGCCGGGTCCGTACGCACAACAGCAGCCCCACACACAGCAGCCTGGTCCCTATCAGCAGCCGCACCAACAGCAGCAGCAGCCCGGGCCGTACCAGCAACCCCAGCAGCAGCAGCCAGGCCCCTACGCCCAGCAGCCGCACCAACAGCCCAACCCGTACCAGCAGCAGCCGCAGCCGCAGCCGCAGCCGCAGCAGCCGAACCCGTACACCCCGCAGCAGTCCCAGCCGAACCCATACACCCAGCAGCAGCAACCGCAACCGCAACCGCAACAACCTGGGCCCTACCAGCAACCCCAGCAACAGCAGCCGGGGCCGTACGCCCAGCCACAGCCGCACCAGCAGCAGAACCCGTACACCCAGCAACCGCAGCAGCAACAACCCGGCCCCTACGCCCAGCCGCATCAGCAACAGCCGGGCCCGTACACGCAACAGCCCTACCAACAACCCCAGAACCACAACCCGTATCAGCAGCAACCTCAGCCGCAGGCCCCGTACACCCCACAGCAACCTCAGCCGCCTCACCCGTCCGCAGCGGCCACCACCGCTGACGGTGCCTCGCCCAGCCCGTCCGCCACGCCCCCGGCCCAGCGCACCGGGCCGGACGCGAACGGCACCACCCCGCCCGGCGACCCGGATCGGCGTGACCAGCCCCGGACGGCAACGGACGACCGGCCCGCCGGCCGGCCGGGCGCGCCTCGTCACCCGGGTTCCGACGACGGGAACGCGCAGCCGTACGACGCTGACGCACCGCACGATCAGGACACCGGCGATCCCTCCACGGACCCCGGGGAGCAGAGCGACAACCCTCTCTCCGAGGAGTCACCCGAGGATCACCACGACGAGTACTACGCCCCGAGCTTCGACGATCTCCGCAACGAGCTCCTGGAGGGGGACGGTGGACTCCTCCCACCCGACCCCCACGACCAGCAGGCGCTCGAGGACGCGATACCGCGTGACGAGGACGGCTACTTCGAGCGGTTCCCCGACCCGTACGGCACCTGGGCCGACCTCCAGAACGACGGCGGCATCAACGAACCGGGCCGGGACGACAACTGCGCCGACTGCGGCCGGTCGTTCCTGGAGACCTGGTACGGAAATCCGCAGGTTTCCGCGCCGCGGATGGAAGACGGCGGCTTCGGCGAGAGGGGCGGCGAGGACAACATCGAGCGATGGCTCGGTACGGAGTTCCAGGAGGCGGGCGAGGGCGCCGATGCGTACCTGAACATCGCCGAGGAGCTTCGGCAGGCCGGACACGGCGCGGCATCCATCGTCTGGGTCGGCTATCTCAACGACGACGGAAGCCCCGGCACCTCCCACATCTTCAATGCGGTCAACTACAACGGGACCGTCGTGTGGGTGGACACCCAGTCGCGAGAGGTGATGAGCCGCCCGATCAACACCGCGTACGCGGGCCCGGTCCTGCACATCTCGCTGGATGCCGACGCAAGGCCGCTGCACGCGCCGAGCACGCCCGAGGCCGAGGGACATCCTTCGGACGACGACGCCACCTACTCCGACCCCGGCGGCCGACGAGACCAGCCTCACGACACGAACCCCTCCGGCGAAGGCGATGCCCCCGCCGAACACCCGCCCGCGGAGGCACAGTCGGAACCGGCCTCGGAGTCGGACCCGGACCGGGACCCGGCCTCGGACCCGGAGCCGAACCCGGCCTCGGACCCGGCCTCGGCCCCGGAGTCGCACCCGGACTCCGAGCCGGCGCACTCCGCCGCGGACACGCGTCCCCGGACGGACCCCGGCGGCATCCTCGACCCCGACCCGGCGCAGCAGCAGGATCTGGAGAACAGTGTTCCGCGCACCCCGGACGGCGTCGCCCAGCCCCACCCGGACCCGAACGAGGGGAACTGGACCGACTTCATCAACCAGCCCGGTGCGGACACTCCGGGCCGCAGCAACAACTGCGTCGACGTAGCCCTGTCCACTGCGGACACCTACGCCGGCACCCCCACCGCGGCGGGCGCTCGCACCCCCGACGGCACTCCGGACGGTGTGACGTCCGACCGTGGCGAAGCGGGCGGCCGGGACCGGATGGAGAACGCGCTCGGCGCTCGCTTCACCGACTTCGGCAATGGCCGGCGGGCCTTCGACGGCATCGAGAGCACCCTCCGCGATGCCGGTCACGGCTCCCAGGCCGTGATCGTGACGCAGGGGGCCGACGGCCGTGCGCACGCCTGGAACGTCGTCAACCACCACGACCGGATCACCTACATCGACGCCCAGACGGGGCGCCGCAGCGACACACCGCTCCACAGCGGCGATCACGGCGTCTTCGCGGTGCCTCTCGACGCCGCCCGGCGCCCCCTTGCCGACTCCCGCCCCACCTCCTCGGGCCCCCACCCGGCCGCTACGCCCGCCCGTCCGCACCACAACGCCGGCACCCGCCCCGCGGCACACACCGCGCCGCCCGGCAGCAGACCCGCAGCGTCCGCTCCGCCGTCCGTCAGCACTCGCCGCCCCAGTGCCAACCCTGCCGGGGCCCCGGCAAGCCTCATCCCGCACCCCGATGATGCGCATCCCCGGCTGGAACGTGAGGGTCCGCAACACCTCCGCAGCGGCCTGCCCGCCGATGCGGCACAGCAACGGGTGCGTGAGAGCAACCCTGTCTTCCGTCTCGTCCCCGGAGCCGTCGACCAGCAGTTGAGCGACTGGGCCAAGGGCGGTCAACTCGCTCATGTCCTGCGTGTGGCCACCGGGCAGGATTCCGATCCGCACGCCGCCGCACACAAGCCGACGACATTCACCACCGACGGCCTCAACAAGGCCCTCCCGGGATTCGCCGATTTGAACCGCGGCGAGAAGATGATGGTCATCTCGACGCTGGCTCGCCTCAGTCATACGGCTCACGAGCAGTACGGCGTGAACGGGAATCCCATCGATACCGGGAAAGAATCCGAAGGCGCCCTCAAGCACAAGGAAATCGGCGTCAAGGCCAAGAAGCTCATGGACAAACTGGGGCTCAAACATCTCGGCGACGCCGGGCACATCCCCGATCTGAGCAACCGGAACTACGCCGTCATCGA
- a CDS encoding oxidoreductase: protein MTRWNTSHIPDQTGRSAVVTGANSGIGYATARELARHGARVLLACRNQARGMAALERLRSEVPTAEAEFRPLDLSDLSSVRDFAAALDDFDGDRLDLLINNAGVMALPYRTTADGFEMQFGTNHLGHFALTGLLLPKLLATPGARIVTVSSMLHALADLDYSDLNSARSYRRWIAYGRSKSANLLFTHELTRRLAAAGSQVVAASAHPGYAATNLATAGVRMEGRTSTERMVGLVNRALAQPPAGGALGTLCAATAPHMRPDSFVGPRSGLRGAPAQCFRAPWTKNAANAERLWAASEELTDVHYDFSRPTAAF, encoded by the coding sequence GTGACCCGGTGGAACACCAGCCACATCCCCGACCAGACCGGCCGCTCGGCGGTCGTCACGGGCGCCAACAGCGGAATCGGCTACGCCACGGCACGTGAACTGGCCCGCCACGGCGCCCGCGTCCTGCTGGCCTGCCGCAACCAGGCGCGGGGCATGGCCGCCCTGGAGCGGCTGCGGTCCGAAGTCCCCACCGCCGAGGCCGAGTTCCGGCCGCTCGACCTGTCCGACCTGTCCTCCGTACGGGATTTCGCCGCCGCCCTCGATGACTTCGACGGCGACCGCCTCGACCTGCTCATCAACAACGCGGGCGTGATGGCGCTGCCGTACCGGACCACCGCCGACGGCTTCGAGATGCAGTTCGGCACCAACCACCTCGGCCACTTCGCGCTGACCGGACTGCTGCTGCCCAAGCTCCTCGCCACCCCCGGCGCCCGGATCGTCACCGTCTCCAGCATGCTGCACGCCCTCGCCGACCTCGACTACAGCGACCTCAACAGCGCGCGCTCCTACCGCCGCTGGATCGCCTACGGCCGCTCCAAGAGCGCCAACCTCCTCTTCACCCACGAGCTGACCCGGCGGCTGGCCGCGGCCGGTTCGCAGGTCGTCGCGGCCTCCGCGCACCCCGGATACGCCGCCACCAACCTCGCGACGGCGGGCGTCCGCATGGAGGGCCGCACCTCCACCGAGCGCATGGTCGGCCTGGTCAACCGCGCGCTCGCCCAGCCCCCGGCCGGCGGCGCCCTGGGCACCCTCTGCGCGGCCACCGCCCCGCACATGCGGCCGGACTCCTTCGTCGGCCCGCGCAGCGGACTGCGCGGCGCCCCCGCCCAGTGCTTCCGCGCCCCCTGGACCAAGAACGCCGCGAACGCCGAGCGCCTGTGGGCCGCCTCGGAGGAGCTCACCGACGTCCACTACGACTTCTCGCGGCCGACGGCGGCTTTCTGA
- a CDS encoding ArsR/SmtB family transcription factor, which translates to MAEVFSALADPTRRRILDALAAHGEATATVLAAELPVSRQAIVKHLGVLDRAGLVAGHREGREARYRVIPERLGVTARWMDRVAAAWDTRLSAIKRLAEGE; encoded by the coding sequence GTGGCGGAGGTGTTCTCCGCGCTGGCGGACCCGACCCGTCGCCGGATACTCGACGCCCTCGCCGCACACGGCGAGGCGACCGCCACGGTCCTGGCGGCCGAACTGCCGGTCAGCCGCCAGGCCATCGTCAAACACCTGGGGGTCCTGGACCGGGCGGGTCTGGTCGCCGGCCACCGGGAGGGCAGGGAGGCGCGCTACCGGGTCATACCGGAGCGGCTGGGGGTCACCGCCCGGTGGATGGACCGGGTGGCCGCCGCCTGGGACACCCGCCTCTCGGCGATCAAGCGCCTCGCCGAGGGCGAGTGA
- a CDS encoding SRPBCC family protein yields the protein MSTDSNQHKDSDAGGTHDRIEREISIAAPVERVWAVLTEPEHVGSWFGQGEPTPVDLRPGGIMELDHGEYGRFLTKIVKVDPPHHFSYRWAGAHPGEVAVEGNSTLVEFTLTPEGDGTRLRVVETGFAGLRIPEDRRKTAGYESHCEGWSAQVENIRRYTEQLAA from the coding sequence ATGAGCACCGACAGCAATCAGCACAAGGACAGCGACGCGGGCGGCACCCACGACCGCATCGAGCGGGAGATCAGCATCGCCGCCCCCGTGGAGCGCGTCTGGGCCGTGCTCACCGAACCGGAGCACGTCGGCTCGTGGTTCGGCCAGGGCGAGCCGACGCCGGTCGACCTGCGGCCGGGCGGCATCATGGAGCTCGACCACGGCGAGTACGGCCGGTTCCTGACCAAGATCGTGAAGGTGGACCCGCCGCACCACTTCTCCTACCGCTGGGCCGGCGCCCACCCCGGTGAGGTGGCGGTCGAGGGCAACTCCACCCTCGTCGAGTTCACCCTCACCCCGGAGGGCGACGGCACCCGGCTGCGCGTGGTGGAGACCGGCTTCGCCGGCCTGCGCATCCCCGAGGACCGCAGGAAGACCGCCGGGTACGAGAGCCACTGCGAAGGCTGGTCCGCCCAGGTGGAGAACATCCGGCGGTACACGGAGCAGCTCGCGGCATGA